The genomic window CGACCTAGAGATTCCACCCGTGGTTTGCCCTGAATTATTCCGCGATCCTGGTTGTTTATCATTGGGGAAGGGCCTTGGCGATTCATCCATGTCGGTTAAAAATATGAAGGAAATCATGGTCAGGAACGTATTGCTTGTCCTCTTTTCGGGGCTGTCTTTGCATATTCACGCGCAACGGCACAATGTACTCTTTATTGCGGTCGATGATTTAAAGCCCTGGCTGGGGTGTTATGACCACCCGGTGGTGAAAACCCCGAATATCGATCGTTTGGCCGAGATGGGCACGGTTTTCCGCCGGAACTACTGCCAGGTGGCGCTATGCGGCCCGACGCGTATGAGTATCATGACCGGTCTGCGCCCCGATACAACGCAGGTCTACAATATGGGCGGGGAACTCTGGCATATCGACACCGCCCGTAAACGCGCACCTCAGCTCTGGACGATCCCCGAATATTTCAAGGCGAATGGATATATCACAATGGGATTCGGCAAAGTCATGGACAGCCGGAATACCGACAAGGGGCAGGATTCGCGAAGTTGGAGCGGGCCGAAAGGCGTTCGATGGGAGTGGGATACTTCCCTTTATCCGGTTAAACCCGCCGGTGGTGGTTATCAGGATCCGGCTACCCGGAGAATACTCGGAAAAGCGATGGCTGATATGAAGCGACTGGGTATTGATACAAAACCGGATCGTACTGCTTTTCTATCGACCGTTGAAGGGGCTCGGCCGGTCTGCGAGGCCATGGATCTTCCCGATGAGGCCTATGCCGAAGGTAACGTCATGGCTGCACCGGCAATCGAAGCCATTAAGCAGTTCGGTGAAAACAGGAAACCGTTTTTTTTGGCGGTTGGGTTTTATAAGCCGCACCTCCCGTTTGTGGCACCGAAAAAATATTGGGACCTTTATTCTCCGGAAGATTTCCGGCTCGCTTTTCCCGATTATCCTGAGGGGGGCAGTAAGTATGCTGAGACGCCGTATAATGAGGGACGCGGTTTTCATCCGGTGCCGGGCAAGGGGCCGATACCCGAAGAGCTCCAGCGCCACATGATGCATGGATATGCGGCTTGCGTTTCCTATGTTGATGCCCAAGTGGGTAAACTTCTCCAAGCATTGGAAGAGTCCAGGTTGATCGATGATACCGTGATTTGTCTCTGGGGGGATCATGGTTTCCATCTCGGCGATAAACAGGTCTGGGGCAAGCATACCAATTTTGAAGAAGCCACCCGCGCGCCCTTGATCATTGCATCGCCATCGATTCGAGGAAACAGGGTTGAGGATGAAGCGCTCACCGAGCTGGTTGACGTATTTCCAACTCTGTGTGAACTGGTCGGGCTGGAGCCTCCGGCAGGGCTGGATGGCGAAAGCCTGGTCGACCTCATGCAGGGCAGGCGACCCGAAGAGAACAACGCTGCCGTAAGTCAGTATTTACGGAAAATCGATGATGAAGGCCTGGTGATGGGGTGGTCTGTCCGTACCCGCCGCTTTCGTTATGTGGAATGGCGGAGGACTACGGTGGAAAACCTGCACTATACCCATTCTGGCGAAGTGATCGGACGCGAACTATACGATTATCAAAGCGATCCACAGGAGACACGAAACCTCGCCACATCCTTGAAGCACGTGGATATGTGTGCTGATATGATAAGAGAGTTTGACCAGGTGCTGCCGAATCTGCCGGACAGGAAATCTTGCGTGATCAGGTGATGGATGATTCGGGAAACCTGCTTCCGTTGCTTACGCAGGAAGCGGGTGGAAATTGGCATGCGGGGCTGGTGCACGATTGTGATAGGCGTCCATCTGTTATCCTGCCGGGGAAGCCCGTAGACGGGAGGTTTTTTTGCCACCTGATCACAACCTAGAGATTCCTCTAGGTGACACGTCGGATCGCTTTGCGCTATCTTCTACGGGTAATTGCTTAAAAAAGGAATTGCGATGCAGGACTGGTTCGGCGGGTGCCGGGGCTGGTTGGAAACTTCCGCCAGGTGGTGGGGAGTTTAAACACAAGTAAGATGGGAGAGATGAGATGAAAAGAGGCTTTGTTGCTTTACTAGCTGCTGTATTCCTAGTCGGTGCTGGAACCGCCCGAGGGCAGGTGTTCGTGTATGACTCGGAGAACAATGATTATGTCACTGCGAATAAGAATTTTGTTGCCACACCAACCTCCTGGCAGAATTATGAATCCGCACCGGCAAGCGGCTATACGGGACCTTCGTTTTCGTATGCCGGCGTGAATTCCGAGTCAGCCAAACCTGCAACGGCCAGATTTTTGGCTAATGATCGGATGCAAATCAACGATAACACCAATTTCCACTATATGGTCGCGTTTGATTTTCCGGCATCCAAGGTGAAAACGATCACGACGCAAGGGTCTACATACGGTGCCGGGGTTGCGGGAGATGATACCTACCTGATCCTTCATGACAGCACGCAAGGCCCCGCGGATGGGTGGTACGCCACCCTGCTGCACTCGAGAACGACGGTCAGCACATTTGAATATACCGTGGAAGTTGCGGATGCCACGTGGTACACGTTCACTCCATCCACCGTTAATGGTACGGTTCCGCTCGGAACCATCGGTTCCGTGGTTGATGTATCGATCATCACTGGCGGAACGTTTGACGAAGCAGGGTACTATGCGAATGTTTATGACAATGGCCTCGGTGTGCTCAGCCATTACCTCTGGTCCTTGGCGGTCTATGAACCGGTGACGACGCTGTTCCTGAATCCGTCCGACCAAATAACGATGGATTTCAGCGATGCTGCCGCAGTTGTCTCGAATAGCATTGCAGTATCCTACTCAGAAGGCGTCCCGCCGACCAATGTGAATGTTTCATCGGTTTCATTGATCAATCCGTCCCATGCTGGTTTTGCCGTGTCGCCGGGCTCCTTCATGCTCACCGATCCGGATCCTTCCAACCGGATGGTATCGGTGGTCTTCGACAATGGTGTCGCCGGGCTCTCGGCCAATGAATCAGCAACCGGAACCGTTCAGGTTATCTGGAATGAAATGGGATCGGCCTCAAGCTCAACCTCGACGGTGGCGGTCAGTGCAACCCGGCTTGGTTTCGCTGCGAACAAAGTCATTGCCATTTTTGAGGACGGGCCATTCAGAAGTCCGGCAAATGGTGGTTGGGCCGATGTTTCTTTTTCCGGCGTTGATGCGCTGATTACCGGAATCCCTTGGGGCAACAGTGACTCTGGCAGCGACGATACCAGCTATGGAACACTGCTGGGCGGAGCGCAAACCCGTGGCGGTACGTTCATCGTGATCAATGGGAATCCGGATCCAACGGTAATCATCACCAACAACACGGGCGGTGAACTCGAACTTGATTCCTTGAATTTTGACGCCGCCAGAAAGTGGGCCGCCTCTATGGATGCGGTCACGGTCTCAATGTCAGGCGATCTCGGCAGTGCGACGTTGCTGTCTCACACCGGACTCGTTCAGGTAAGTAATATTGGAAATTACAGCGACTTTGATATCGACCTGACCGGATTGGCCGACCGTAAGTTGTCGGATGGCGAGAGTGTTGCGTTTACTTTCGCCTTCGCTGACGGGGGATTGGGCACCGGATATGCGGTGCTGGACAATATTGCAATCATCGGAAGCGGTTTTGCTCCGGCAACCATGAGCCGTATTTCCCCTTATCCATGGGAAAGCCTGGGTGCTTCAGGTTTGGATACGACCGTGAGTCAGACGATCGACCTGATGTATGCCGTGGGTGACCTGAATACCAATATCGTAGTGACCGGAGTCAGCTTTGCGAATGAAGATGTTCCGGGTGCTTTCAGTGCTATCGGATCGTTCCCGCTGGCCCTGCCGACGCCTGGTGTGACCAACAGCGCAGTCTTCTCGTTGGTGTTCGATAATTCCGTGGCCAATCTCGCTCCCGGAACCTGGGCGTACTCTGAAGTCGTTGTGGAATTTGAAGAGCCGGGCGGCGGACCCAGAACCTATTCCTTCGATGCCTACGGAACCCGTCCGGATGACGTGCCCACCAACGGTATTGTTGCCCTGTTCCATACCGAATTCCTGACCCCGGACGCTGCCTATAATGGCGTGATGGGCAGGTTTGAGGGTGGTTTCGGACTTGAAAGTACTACCGATAAGGGATCGCTGGACGGAACGTATGGTTCGCTAACGGCCCCATTCGCTTCGACCAATAGTGCCACGACATGGAGATTTGAAGGAGTGAACCCCGTGGCCACGCTGACCATCACCAATCGAACGGTGGCCGCCATTGAACTCACCGGCTTCCATTTTGATATCGGCCGTTGGTATGATGGTGCGACCAACTTCATGGTTTCCATTTCAGGGGACGTAACTTCGGTTCCGGCGTTGCTGGAAGGTAGTCTGGTGTCGTTGGGCTGGAGGAATAATGACTTCCAGGATTATGACGTGGACCTGACCGGTCTGGCCGACCACACCCTCGCGGCGGGCGAGTCTGTTATATTCACCTACACCCTGGGCGCGATTAGTGCGGGGCAGGAGAACATCGGGACGTGGATCGATAATATTGCTCTGATGGGCACGGCCGATGCGTTTGGCGGATGGGCAGCCAGCGAAGGCCTGACGGTCGGTGTCAATGACGCCCTGCACGACAACCCGGACTTCGACTCCAAAGACAACCTGATGGAATACGCCACCGGCGGTAATCCACTGGTAGCCGATGAATCTGCCGCCGCAATGTGGCAGGCCGAAGACAGCGGAACCAACTGGTTGTACCATGTGCATGCGGAACGTCAGGATGACACGAGTCTTACGTATGGCGTGGGCACCAAAGGGAACCTTCAGTACGAGCCGTCCTGGAATAGTGGCGATGTTGAGCAAGTCGGTGCAACAACAGGTCCCGGACTCTGGAAGACCGTCACCAACCGAACCGATATGGGCGCGGCCGCAAAATTTATCGGCCTTAGCGTCGAGCAGAACTAAATCCCGCTTAGTGCGGTAAGGAATCGGCACCTGTCTTGTGATCACCTAAGCAAGACAGGTGTTGCTTTTGAGGGATTCGAAAATGTCGTATATGGACAAGGTCGGTTTATGCATTGGGCTTTCTGCCGGTTTGCTGGCGCATGATACCTTATCGCAGACCGCGTTCCAGCCCTACAGCGCACAGGGCGATAACCTGATCCATGTGACGACGGCCGATTTCGATGGCGTCGGGGCGAAGGATTATGTCGTCGGCATGAGCATTGAAGGCAAGGTGATCGCTTTCCAACGTCCGGCGCTCATTGTTGATCCAGCATCCACCACCAACCGGTTGTGGGAATACCAGACACCTTGTTCGTTTAACATCATGATCGATGCGGGCGAGGCCATCACGAACAGCCCCGGCGACGAGGTGCTGGTTCCGGGAACGGATGGGCATTTGCGGATTCTTTCTTCAACGGGGGTGTTGCTTGAAGATTGGGCGGTCAGCGCAGGCGCGCTGTATAGTGTCGATGTCGGCGTCTCCAGCAGTGGAGCAATCCGCATTGTGACCGGCGGGGTGGATGGGCGGATCTATATCCTCGATGA from Pontiella desulfatans includes these protein-coding regions:
- a CDS encoding sulfatase yields the protein MSVKNMKEIMVRNVLLVLFSGLSLHIHAQRHNVLFIAVDDLKPWLGCYDHPVVKTPNIDRLAEMGTVFRRNYCQVALCGPTRMSIMTGLRPDTTQVYNMGGELWHIDTARKRAPQLWTIPEYFKANGYITMGFGKVMDSRNTDKGQDSRSWSGPKGVRWEWDTSLYPVKPAGGGYQDPATRRILGKAMADMKRLGIDTKPDRTAFLSTVEGARPVCEAMDLPDEAYAEGNVMAAPAIEAIKQFGENRKPFFLAVGFYKPHLPFVAPKKYWDLYSPEDFRLAFPDYPEGGSKYAETPYNEGRGFHPVPGKGPIPEELQRHMMHGYAACVSYVDAQVGKLLQALEESRLIDDTVICLWGDHGFHLGDKQVWGKHTNFEEATRAPLIIASPSIRGNRVEDEALTELVDVFPTLCELVGLEPPAGLDGESLVDLMQGRRPEENNAAVSQYLRKIDDEGLVMGWSVRTRRFRYVEWRRTTVENLHYTHSGEVIGRELYDYQSDPQETRNLATSLKHVDMCADMIREFDQVLPNLPDRKSCVIR